One Tolypothrix bouteillei VB521301 DNA window includes the following coding sequences:
- a CDS encoding type II toxin-antitoxin system Phd/YefM family antitoxin, translated as MKQITLTELPETVQNLINQAQKTGEKLTIIQNGVPYAIISPIQKKSLLATLSNLELLDEDFADVDEGLLPLDNIEL; from the coding sequence ATGAAACAAATTACCCTTACAGAGCTTCCTGAAACCGTCCAGAACCTAATTAACCAAGCTCAAAAAACAGGTGAAAAGTTGACTATCATACAAAATGGTGTCCCCTACGCCATCATTTCCCCTATTCAGAAAAAATCTCTCCTAGCAACCCTTTCTAATCTTGAACTATTGGACGAAGATTTTGCCGATGTGGACGAAGGATTATTGCCTTTAGATAATATTGAGCTTTAA
- the ilvD gene encoding dihydroxy-acid dehydratase, whose protein sequence is MSENFRSQVVTQGVQRSPNRAMLRAVGFQDEDFTKAIVGIANGYSTITPCNMGINKLAERAEAGVRSAGAMPQLFGTITISDGISMGTEGMKYSLVSREVIADSIETACNGQSMDGVLAIGGCDKNMPGAMIAIARMNIPAIFVYGGTIKPGHYNGTDLTVVSVFEAVGQYVADKIDENHFMEVERRACPGAGSCGGMYTANTMSSAIEAMGMSLPYSSTMAAEDEEKADSTEKSAFFLVEAIRKKILPSQIITRKSIENAISVIMAVGGSTNAVLHLLAISRAMGVELSLDDFETIRARVPVLCDLKPSGRYVATDLHKVGGIPQVMKMLLAHDLLHGDCLTITGKTVAEVLAEVPEEPPANQDVIRPWNNPMYQQGHLAILKGNLATEGSVAKITGVKTPKITGPARVFESEESCLDAILEKKINSGDVIVIRYEGPKGGPGMREMLAPTSALIGAGLGDSVGLITDGRFSGGTYGMVVGHVAPEAAVGGAIALVEEGDTITIDAHARLLQLHVSDEELAQRRAKWQAPPPRYTTGVLAKYAKLVSSCSLGAVTDLDLF, encoded by the coding sequence ATGTCAGAGAATTTTAGAAGTCAAGTTGTGACACAGGGAGTGCAGCGATCGCCAAATAGAGCCATGCTGCGTGCTGTTGGTTTTCAAGATGAGGATTTTACCAAGGCTATTGTTGGTATTGCCAACGGCTACAGTACTATTACTCCCTGTAACATGGGAATCAACAAACTGGCAGAACGAGCAGAAGCAGGAGTCCGAAGCGCCGGGGCAATGCCACAACTGTTTGGCACGATCACCATCAGCGATGGTATTTCTATGGGAACAGAGGGAATGAAATATTCCCTAGTATCGAGGGAAGTCATTGCTGATTCCATAGAAACCGCTTGCAACGGACAAAGTATGGATGGTGTCTTGGCAATTGGCGGTTGCGATAAGAATATGCCAGGAGCAATGATTGCTATTGCTCGCATGAATATTCCTGCCATCTTTGTTTATGGAGGAACTATCAAACCCGGACACTATAACGGAACGGATTTAACGGTTGTCAGTGTTTTTGAAGCGGTGGGGCAATATGTTGCTGATAAAATAGACGAAAATCATTTCATGGAAGTGGAGCGTAGAGCTTGCCCTGGTGCTGGATCTTGTGGTGGTATGTATACAGCAAACACCATGTCTAGTGCTATTGAAGCAATGGGGATGAGCTTGCCGTATTCTTCCACAATGGCAGCAGAAGATGAAGAAAAAGCTGATAGTACGGAAAAGTCAGCCTTTTTCCTAGTAGAAGCCATTCGCAAAAAAATCTTACCCAGCCAAATTATTACCCGCAAATCTATAGAAAATGCTATTTCTGTCATTATGGCAGTAGGTGGTTCTACAAATGCGGTGTTACATCTGCTAGCAATTTCTCGTGCTATGGGTGTAGAACTTTCCTTAGACGATTTTGAAACCATTCGCGCTCGCGTTCCCGTACTGTGCGATTTAAAACCAAGCGGTCGATATGTAGCAACAGACTTGCATAAAGTCGGTGGCATTCCGCAAGTCATGAAAATGTTACTCGCACACGATCTCCTTCATGGCGATTGCCTCACTATCACTGGAAAAACAGTGGCGGAAGTTCTCGCAGAGGTTCCTGAAGAACCACCTGCCAATCAAGATGTTATCCGTCCTTGGAACAATCCCATGTATCAACAAGGACATCTGGCTATCTTGAAGGGTAATTTGGCGACAGAAGGTTCTGTAGCAAAAATCACCGGGGTGAAGACACCAAAAATAACAGGACCGGCAAGAGTTTTTGAATCAGAAGAATCCTGCTTGGATGCAATTCTAGAAAAGAAAATTAACTCCGGAGACGTTATCGTGATCCGTTACGAAGGACCTAAAGGTGGTCCGGGAATGCGGGAAATGCTTGCTCCTACTTCAGCGCTCATTGGTGCTGGCTTGGGAGATTCTGTCGGGCTGATTACCGATGGTCGCTTTTCTGGTGGGACTTACGGTATGGTTGTCGGTCACGTTGCACCAGAAGCTGCTGTTGGAGGTGCGATCGCTCTGGTAGAAGAAGGCGATACTATCACAATTGATGCCCATGCTCGTTTGCTACAGTTACACGTCTCCGATGAAGAATTAGCACAGCGACGGGCTAAGTGGCAAGCACCTCCACCCCGTTACACAACTGGTGTGTTAGCAAAATATGCCAAGTTGGTGTCTTCTTGCAGTTTGGGTGCTGTCACAGATTTGGATTTGTTTTAA
- a CDS encoding inositol monophosphatase family protein, whose product MNEFWTTIIDFAQTTTARVGKQLMQDFGRVQASQKDDGTLVTQSDKWADGEIRNAIAALFPDYGILTEESNKVFPGTEWCWVIDPLDGTTNFTRGIPIWGISLGLLYQGTPVFGYVYFPPIGEAFHGFWRGTSGLDLPNGAFRNYQPVRASNDDPSYNHFFNLCSRSTSVMQKDFPCKIRMLGVASYNFLSVAAGATLGGVEATPKIWDFAGAWVIVQAAGGSWVSLDSEPFPLKSGEDYTARSFPTLVVSRQELIPIFSQFIVSS is encoded by the coding sequence ATGAATGAATTTTGGACAACGATTATAGATTTTGCCCAAACAACCACAGCTAGGGTAGGGAAGCAGTTAATGCAAGATTTTGGGCGAGTACAAGCTTCCCAAAAAGACGATGGCACTTTGGTGACGCAATCGGATAAATGGGCAGATGGGGAAATTCGGAATGCGATCGCCGCTCTTTTTCCCGATTATGGCATTCTTACTGAAGAGAGTAATAAAGTTTTCCCCGGTACGGAATGGTGCTGGGTTATCGATCCTTTAGACGGTACAACCAACTTTACTCGTGGTATTCCCATTTGGGGAATTTCATTAGGTTTGCTATATCAGGGTACACCTGTTTTTGGCTACGTTTATTTTCCGCCCATAGGTGAAGCTTTCCACGGTTTTTGGAGGGGTACATCCGGGTTAGATTTGCCAAATGGAGCATTTCGCAATTATCAGCCTGTCCGCGCAAGCAACGACGATCCAAGTTACAATCATTTTTTCAACCTCTGTTCTCGCAGCACGTCGGTCATGCAAAAAGATTTTCCATGCAAAATCCGGATGCTAGGTGTGGCTAGCTACAATTTTCTGAGTGTTGCAGCAGGTGCGACGTTGGGTGGGGTTGAAGCGACACCAAAAATTTGGGATTTTGCTGGAGCTTGGGTGATTGTTCAAGCTGCAGGTGGTAGCTGGGTATCGCTCGACTCAGAACCTTTTCCTTTAAAATCGGGTGAAGATTATACAGCTCGTTCTTTCCCGACTCTGGTTGTGAGCCGTCAAGAATTGATTCCCATTTTTTCTCAATTTATAGTTAGTAGTTAG
- a CDS encoding ArsA family ATPase — MSLILTFLGKGSSARTKVAIASAKLLASQGNRVLLAGQAEPALPILLDTTLGPDPLEIAPNLQVVQLQAAVLLERSWEEVKKLEAQYLRTPILKEVYGQELAVLPGMDSALALNAIREYDESGKYDVIIYDGMGDTTTVRMLGMPESLSWYVRRFRQLFVNSDFGKTISESPLIQPLIGTFFNINWTTDNFAQPTNQVNNFLDKGKAALADPKRVAAFLVTTNDPIEVATTRYLWGSSQQIGLTVGGVILTSSDTTTNWSEQFTPLPVSVVPDVKTGDWQPLIDALPNFVEQAVKAPKPIEIDVHAKQVRLFLPGFDKKQVKLTQYGPEVTIEAGDQRRNISLPPALSGKPITGAKFQNNYLIISF, encoded by the coding sequence ATGTCCCTAATATTGACATTTTTGGGAAAGGGCAGTTCTGCTCGCACAAAAGTCGCGATCGCATCTGCCAAATTATTAGCCAGCCAAGGCAATCGCGTACTTCTAGCAGGACAAGCGGAACCAGCACTGCCAATTCTGCTAGACACCACTCTCGGTCCTGACCCCCTAGAAATCGCTCCCAATTTGCAGGTCGTACAGCTGCAAGCTGCAGTGCTGCTAGAACGAAGTTGGGAAGAAGTCAAAAAACTTGAAGCGCAATACCTCCGTACCCCAATCTTGAAAGAAGTATACGGTCAAGAACTAGCAGTTTTGCCAGGAATGGATAGCGCCCTCGCTTTAAACGCAATCCGCGAGTACGATGAAAGCGGCAAATATGACGTTATCATCTATGATGGCATGGGAGACACCACCACCGTGCGGATGTTAGGAATGCCAGAGTCCCTCAGTTGGTATGTGAGGCGATTTCGACAATTATTTGTCAATTCCGATTTTGGAAAAACAATTTCCGAATCCCCATTAATTCAACCACTCATTGGTACTTTTTTTAACATCAATTGGACAACAGATAACTTTGCCCAACCAACCAACCAAGTCAATAATTTTTTAGACAAAGGAAAAGCTGCCCTTGCCGATCCAAAAAGAGTTGCGGCTTTCCTCGTCACTACCAACGATCCCATTGAAGTCGCAACAACGCGCTATCTTTGGGGCAGTTCACAACAAATCGGTCTAACCGTTGGTGGAGTTATCCTCACATCATCCGACACAACCACTAACTGGAGCGAACAATTTACTCCACTCCCAGTCAGTGTAGTACCTGATGTCAAAACGGGAGACTGGCAACCTCTGATAGATGCTCTACCTAATTTTGTAGAGCAAGCCGTCAAAGCGCCCAAACCCATTGAAATAGACGTACACGCGAAGCAAGTACGCTTATTTTTGCCGGGATTCGACAAAAAACAGGTCAAACTGACCCAGTACGGACCAGAAGTCACAATAGAAGCAGGAGACCAACGCAGGAATATCTCCCTTCCTCCCGCCCTCAGTGGCAAACCCATAACTGGTGCGAAGTTTCAAAATAATTATTTGATAATCTCATTTTAG
- a CDS encoding BCD family MFS transporter, translated as MATSDFSPNPQSDKAAKLESLPKVNLFTMFRLGLFQMGLGIMSVLTLGVLNRIMIKELAIPATLVAGTIAMHQLVAPTRLWFGQLSDAKPFLNNHRTGYVWVGAALFAIAAFLAVQVTWQLGASFYAGGWTAQTYGWIALLAGIFAFYGVTLSSSSTPFAALLVDVSDEDNRSKLVGIVWSMLMVGIVIGAITSSKLLPAATTCQETARAVSLYSQPEQLAALQNSINRLFFILPAVVFGLAVLATAGVEKKYSRYGIRSTVTQREDQITLEKALKVLTASRQTGLFFTFLLVMTVSLFMQEAVMEPYGGEVFGMCVAQTTRLNAFWGTGTLIGIASTGFLIVPRLGKQKTAMLGCFAVAFTMAFIISSGFTGNEKFLQGSLLLFGLASGVTTTGAISLMLDLTAAETAGTFIGAWGLAQAIARALATVSGGAVLDVGKFFFAQKVLAYSLVFGLQAIGMLLAIWFLTRVNVKEFQNNAKQAIASILESELD; from the coding sequence ATGGCAACCAGTGATTTTTCACCCAATCCTCAGTCAGATAAAGCAGCAAAGTTAGAATCATTGCCCAAGGTTAACCTATTCACGATGTTTCGCTTGGGCTTATTTCAGATGGGGTTGGGCATCATGTCGGTTCTCACCTTAGGAGTGCTGAATCGCATCATGATTAAAGAATTAGCAATTCCAGCTACACTTGTAGCGGGTACGATCGCAATGCACCAACTTGTAGCACCCACAAGGTTGTGGTTTGGACAATTATCTGATGCTAAACCTTTTTTAAACAATCACCGTACAGGTTACGTGTGGGTAGGTGCAGCACTATTTGCGATCGCAGCTTTTTTAGCGGTACAAGTGACTTGGCAACTAGGTGCTAGTTTTTATGCGGGAGGTTGGACGGCTCAAACCTACGGTTGGATTGCGCTGTTAGCCGGAATTTTTGCTTTCTATGGAGTGACACTAAGTTCGAGTTCCACACCCTTTGCAGCATTGCTAGTTGATGTTTCTGATGAAGATAATCGCTCTAAATTAGTTGGTATTGTTTGGTCAATGCTAATGGTAGGTATTGTGATTGGAGCAATTACAAGCTCAAAGTTACTACCTGCAGCCACGACTTGCCAAGAAACAGCAAGAGCGGTATCTTTATACAGCCAGCCCGAACAGCTAGCAGCATTGCAAAATTCTATAAACCGTCTGTTTTTCATTTTGCCAGCTGTGGTTTTTGGGTTGGCAGTGCTAGCTACAGCAGGTGTTGAAAAAAAATACTCCAGGTACGGCATTCGTTCGACAGTCACGCAACGAGAAGATCAAATTACTTTGGAAAAAGCACTTAAGGTGTTAACGGCTAGTCGGCAAACTGGTTTGTTTTTCACTTTTCTATTAGTGATGACTGTCAGTTTGTTTATGCAAGAAGCTGTGATGGAACCTTATGGTGGTGAAGTTTTTGGAATGTGTGTTGCTCAAACAACAAGACTTAATGCATTTTGGGGAACGGGAACGTTGATAGGTATTGCTTCAACGGGCTTTCTCATCGTGCCACGTCTGGGCAAACAAAAAACTGCCATGTTAGGATGTTTTGCTGTTGCTTTCACCATGGCATTTATCATTTCATCGGGATTTACAGGTAACGAGAAATTCCTACAAGGATCTTTACTGCTATTTGGTTTGGCATCAGGTGTAACCACAACAGGAGCGATTAGCCTGATGCTAGATTTAACTGCAGCGGAAACAGCCGGAACATTCATTGGTGCTTGGGGTTTAGCGCAGGCGATCGCAAGGGCATTAGCGACAGTGAGTGGTGGTGCAGTACTGGATGTGGGCAAATTTTTCTTTGCTCAAAAGGTACTGGCCTACAGTTTGGTGTTTGGGTTGCAAGCCATCGGAATGCTTCTTGCAATTTGGTTCTTGACCCGAGTGAATGTGAAAGAATTCCAGAACAATGCCAAGCAAGCGATTGCTTCTATTTTGGAAAGCGAGCTAGATTGA
- a CDS encoding Uma2 family endonuclease codes for MVQTLPKVVTYEEFIEWFPSDGKRYELHNGVIIEMAPPTGDHEDVVGFLTRKIGIEFDRLNLPYNIPKTGFVKTPSAKSAYAPDILLINRDNLENEPLWKKESTVTQAASVIIVIEVVSTNWRDDYYKKFADYEEMEIPEYWIVDYKALGAREFIGDPKQPTIFVCELVNGEYVKKIYRANDTVISRALPQLKLTAQQIFDSALPRSNDCSLPSH; via the coding sequence ATGGTCCAAACCTTACCCAAAGTAGTAACTTATGAAGAATTTATTGAGTGGTTCCCCAGTGACGGTAAGCGGTACGAACTACACAATGGAGTAATTATTGAGATGGCACCACCAACCGGAGACCATGAAGATGTAGTTGGTTTTTTGACACGAAAAATAGGAATTGAATTCGATAGGCTGAATTTACCCTACAACATTCCAAAAACTGGGTTTGTTAAAACGCCCTCTGCCAAATCCGCTTACGCTCCCGATATTTTATTAATAAACCGCGATAACCTTGAAAATGAACCCCTGTGGAAAAAGGAATCGACTGTTACTCAAGCTGCATCAGTCATAATCGTCATTGAGGTTGTGTCTACAAACTGGCGCGACGATTATTATAAAAAATTTGCAGACTATGAAGAAATGGAAATTCCAGAATATTGGATTGTAGATTATAAAGCATTGGGGGCAAGGGAATTTATAGGAGACCCCAAGCAACCTACTATTTTTGTTTGCGAACTTGTTAACGGGGAATACGTGAAAAAAATATACCGAGCTAATGATACAGTCATTTCCCGCGCTCTACCTCAACTTAAACTCACCGCGCAACAGATTTTTGACTCGGCTCTACCACGATCGAATGACTGCTCGCTTCCTTCTCATTGA
- a CDS encoding aldo/keto reductase has protein sequence METIALGQQGPNVTPLCIGTWAWGDKLFWNYGNNYGAKELKEAFDTALEAGVTFFDTAEIYGFGVSESFLGEFTQKTDKQVQIATKYGPAPWRFMGQSVADALTESLKRLKVERVALYQVHWPFAFFMSQETLMNALADEVKRGRIEAVGVSNYSEQQMREAHQLLAARGVPLAVNQVRYSLLTRQIESNGIFDTARELGVTILAYSPLAQGLLTGKYTSERTYDFKDGRRIDPRFSREGLLKIEPVISVLRQLGEKHGRTPAQVALNWLIAQGNVIPIAGAKTAEQVRQNAGALGWKLADDEVRQLEEVSRPWLR, from the coding sequence GTGGAAACAATCGCACTAGGACAGCAAGGCCCAAACGTAACACCCCTTTGTATTGGAACTTGGGCTTGGGGTGATAAACTTTTTTGGAATTATGGCAATAACTACGGTGCAAAAGAGTTAAAAGAAGCTTTTGATACAGCATTAGAAGCGGGCGTCACCTTCTTTGACACTGCCGAAATTTATGGTTTTGGAGTGTCTGAAAGCTTTTTAGGGGAATTCACGCAGAAGACTGATAAACAGGTGCAAATTGCTACAAAATACGGTCCTGCACCATGGCGATTTATGGGTCAATCTGTTGCTGATGCGTTAACAGAAAGCTTGAAACGCCTGAAAGTGGAGCGAGTTGCTCTATACCAAGTTCATTGGCCTTTCGCATTTTTTATGAGTCAAGAAACTCTCATGAACGCTCTAGCAGATGAGGTGAAACGAGGCAGAATTGAAGCTGTTGGTGTTAGTAATTACTCAGAACAGCAAATGCGAGAAGCTCACCAGTTATTAGCTGCTCGCGGAGTGCCTTTAGCAGTGAATCAAGTCCGCTATTCCTTACTGACTCGTCAAATTGAAAGCAATGGCATTTTTGACACGGCTCGCGAGTTAGGTGTCACAATACTGGCATATAGCCCACTCGCTCAGGGGTTATTGACAGGGAAGTATACAAGCGAGCGCACTTACGATTTTAAAGATGGTAGGAGAATAGACCCTCGATTTAGCCGAGAAGGTTTGCTGAAGATCGAACCCGTCATATCCGTATTGCGTCAGTTGGGAGAAAAGCACGGACGCACTCCCGCCCAAGTTGCCCTCAATTGGTTAATTGCCCAAGGTAACGTCATTCCCATTGCAGGAGCAAAAACAGCCGAACAAGTACGGCAAAATGCAGGTGCTTTGGGTTGGAAGTTAGCTGATGATGAGGTTAGGCAGTTAGAAGAAGTCAGTCGCCCTTGGTTGAGGTAA
- a CDS encoding MBL fold metallo-hydrolase — translation MAHLNLRRPENINGDFYVDTSCIDCDTCRWMAPSVYTDVGEQSAVYHQPKNETERLAALQALLSCPTHSIGTVETPQDIKIAQLSFPILIDDNVYHCGYHSEKSYGGASYFIQLPEGNVLVDSPQFVPPLVKRLEKMGGIRYMYLTHKDDVADHQKFADHFKCDRILHADDITTGTRGVEIQLTGLEPFLLTPDSLIIPVPGHTKGHTVLLYKNKFLFTGDHLAWSEDLKQLEAFRDYTWYSWSEQIKSMRQLAHYSFEWVLPGHGRRYHADPDTMREQMRKCIALMTGD, via the coding sequence ATGGCTCATTTAAATCTACGTCGCCCCGAAAATATTAATGGCGATTTTTATGTCGATACAAGTTGCATAGATTGCGATACCTGTCGTTGGATGGCTCCATCCGTATATACAGATGTTGGAGAACAGTCAGCAGTTTATCATCAACCAAAGAACGAGACTGAAAGATTGGCAGCACTTCAAGCTCTTTTATCTTGTCCAACTCATTCTATTGGCACAGTAGAAACACCGCAAGATATTAAAATTGCTCAACTCAGTTTTCCGATTCTAATAGACGATAACGTCTATCATTGCGGCTATCATTCGGAAAAATCTTATGGAGGCGCTAGTTACTTTATTCAACTTCCTGAAGGTAATGTTTTAGTAGATTCTCCTCAATTTGTACCTCCTTTAGTCAAAAGGTTGGAAAAAATGGGAGGAATTCGCTATATGTACTTAACTCATAAAGATGATGTTGCCGATCATCAAAAGTTTGCCGACCATTTTAAGTGCGATCGCATTCTCCATGCAGACGATATCACTACAGGAACTCGCGGTGTAGAAATACAGCTAACAGGTTTAGAACCCTTTTTACTGACTCCAGACTCATTGATTATTCCCGTTCCCGGTCATACTAAAGGACATACTGTTTTACTATACAAAAACAAATTTCTTTTTACTGGCGATCATTTGGCTTGGTCTGAAGATCTCAAACAGTTAGAAGCCTTCCGAGATTACACTTGGTATTCCTGGTCAGAACAAATTAAATCCATGCGTCAGCTTGCACATTACTCATTTGAATGGGTTTTACCCGGTCACGGGCGGAGATATCATGCCGATCCTGACACCATGCGCGAGCAAATGCGTAAGTGTATTGCTTTAATGACTGGGGACTAG
- a CDS encoding DUF2862 domain-containing protein: protein MEIGQKVKVFRLRDRVSPPIAKRLGQVGTIEGYKVTDGRGVGVVVKFDDNFATWFFEDEIKVVQ from the coding sequence ATGGAAATTGGACAAAAGGTTAAAGTCTTCCGTTTACGCGATCGCGTTTCTCCCCCTATTGCCAAAAGGCTCGGACAAGTTGGCACAATTGAAGGTTACAAAGTCACCGATGGACGTGGTGTTGGTGTCGTCGTGAAATTTGATGATAACTTCGCCACTTGGTTCTTTGAAGACGAGATCAAAGTTGTGCAGTAA
- a CDS encoding heme o synthase: protein MIETNVSRHHQTFLQVIHSYYQLTKPRIIPLLLITTAGSMWIAAKGEVNPLLLLVTLAGGTLAAASAQVINCVYDRDIDYDMERTRHRPLPSGKVQPRDALIFALVLAVISFTLLSVFANLLAALLAMSGIVFYVLIYTHLLKRHSTQNIVIGGAAGAIPALVGWAAVTGTLSWAAWLLFGIVFLWTPPHFWSLALMIRDDYAKVGVPMLPVVAGTKPTVQQIWYYTLVTVAATLLLVYPLHQSGTVYTVIALWLGAIFIHKAWLLLHNPEDRTLAKGLFLYSISYMMLLCLGMVVDSLPVTHHVINAVVDKLHLLVG, encoded by the coding sequence ATGATTGAGACTAATGTCTCTCGCCACCACCAAACATTTCTACAGGTTATTCATAGCTACTACCAGCTGACAAAACCCAGGATCATTCCCTTATTACTCATTACTACAGCTGGAAGTATGTGGATAGCAGCTAAAGGGGAGGTCAACCCATTGCTGTTGCTAGTCACACTCGCCGGTGGTACTTTGGCAGCTGCAAGCGCCCAAGTCATTAACTGCGTTTATGACCGCGATATCGACTATGACATGGAGAGGACACGCCATCGCCCTCTTCCTTCTGGTAAAGTACAGCCCCGCGATGCATTAATTTTTGCTCTGGTACTAGCTGTTATTTCTTTCACGTTACTTTCCGTTTTTGCTAACCTGCTAGCAGCCTTGCTAGCAATGTCTGGCATTGTGTTTTACGTACTGATTTACACGCATTTACTCAAACGTCACAGTACCCAAAATATTGTGATCGGTGGTGCGGCGGGTGCAATTCCTGCGTTAGTCGGTTGGGCAGCGGTAACCGGTACATTAAGCTGGGCTGCTTGGCTGCTCTTTGGGATCGTCTTCTTGTGGACACCGCCTCACTTTTGGTCGCTTGCTTTGATGATTCGAGATGACTACGCAAAGGTTGGCGTACCCATGCTTCCCGTCGTTGCTGGCACAAAACCAACAGTGCAGCAAATTTGGTACTACACCCTAGTGACCGTAGCAGCAACACTGTTGCTTGTTTATCCTCTACACCAAAGTGGAACAGTCTATACAGTCATTGCTCTTTGGCTGGGAGCCATATTTATACACAAAGCTTGGCTATTGCTTCACAATCCTGAAGACCGGACATTGGCAAAAGGATTGTTTCTCTACTCCATTTCTTACATGATGCTGTTATGCCTTGGCATGGTTGTTGATAGTTTGCCTGTTACACATCATGTTATTAATGCTGTTGTAGATAAGTTGCATCTACTTGTAGGCTAA
- the chlG gene encoding chlorophyll synthase ChlG, translated as MTESTPITPDPNSAQVADTEIQTEEGKIADRSAKTRQLLGMKGAAPGETSIWKIRLQLMKPITWIPLIWGVVCGAASSGNYTWTLENVLKSAACMLLAGPILAGYTQTLNEYYDREIDAVNEPYRPIPSGAIPLPQVITQILVLLIAGIGLAFVLDVWAGHDFPNITVLAIFGSFIAYIYSAPPLKLKQNGWFGGYALGASYIALPWCTGHALFGELNWKVVVFTVVYSLAGLGIAIVNDFKSVEGDRQFGLKSLPVMFGVTAAAWICVIMIDVFQAGAAAYLIYLHENLYAAILALLIIPQIVFQDMYFLRDPLKNDVKYQASAQPFLVLGMLVAGLAIGHAGI; from the coding sequence ATGACTGAATCAACACCCATTACCCCAGACCCCAATTCAGCACAAGTTGCAGACACAGAAATACAGACAGAAGAAGGGAAAATTGCCGATCGCAGTGCAAAAACCAGGCAATTACTAGGTATGAAAGGAGCCGCGCCTGGGGAAACCTCTATATGGAAAATCCGCCTGCAACTGATGAAACCCATTACCTGGATTCCTTTAATCTGGGGCGTCGTTTGTGGAGCAGCTTCTTCTGGTAACTACACCTGGACATTGGAGAACGTGTTAAAGTCAGCAGCGTGTATGTTGTTAGCCGGACCGATATTAGCAGGTTATACCCAAACTCTCAATGAGTACTACGATCGCGAAATTGATGCTGTCAACGAACCTTATCGCCCCATTCCCTCAGGCGCAATTCCTTTACCACAAGTCATTACACAAATTCTTGTTTTACTCATTGCTGGTATTGGTCTAGCATTCGTATTGGATGTTTGGGCTGGTCATGACTTCCCCAATATCACCGTGCTTGCTATATTTGGTTCTTTCATAGCGTACATATACTCTGCTCCCCCTCTCAAGCTAAAACAAAACGGGTGGTTTGGAGGTTACGCCCTTGGCGCTAGTTATATCGCCTTACCTTGGTGTACCGGTCATGCGTTATTTGGCGAACTCAATTGGAAAGTCGTAGTTTTCACCGTAGTTTATAGTTTGGCAGGTTTGGGAATTGCCATTGTCAATGACTTCAAAAGCGTTGAAGGCGATCGCCAGTTCGGATTAAAATCACTACCCGTCATGTTTGGCGTAACCGCAGCCGCCTGGATATGCGTCATTATGATAGACGTTTTTCAAGCAGGAGCCGCAGCCTATCTCATCTACCTTCACGAGAACTTATATGCAGCCATTCTTGCATTGCTCATTATTCCACAAATCGTATTTCAGGATATGTATTTTTTGCGCGATCCATTAAAAAATGATGTAAAATACCAAGCCAGTGCTCAGCCATTTCTCGTGTTAGGAATGCTTGTTGCTGGTTTAGCCATTGGTCATGCTGGCATCTAA